GAGCGGGGCCGCACCTGTCCCTCGAAACCCGGCGGCAGGGCCATGACCAGGCCCGTGGGGACGAGACGCCGCTGCCCCGGGGCCAGCGTCCAGGTTTCACCATCGGGAAGGGCCGCCCGCAGATCCATGCCGGCCGCATGGGGTGTGGCCGCCGTGGGCAGATCGAGGCCCTGGCCGTGGGGAAGCTGGTGAACGGGGATGCGCATGCTTCGACCTTCCCATACATCCGGGGAGCGCAGCCAGCCCCCATGGATGGTCGTCGCTTTTTGCCCACTTCAGGCCAGGAATCCCCCAAAAAATCATCCCCCGCGACTCGAAGGCCGATCTCGATTCATGCCGCACCGGGCATCCCGATCCTGGCGCGAGGGAGGCTGTCCCATGAGTCGACTCCGGCAGGCCTACAAACTTCAGACCATGGTCATCGGTCTGGTCTCCCTGGTCATCGTGATCGCCTTCACCGTGGTGGCCACCCTGGTGCGCAGCGAGATGAGGGCTAAGGCCATCGACGCGGAACTGGTGAAGGCCCGCACGATCACCCTGCAGGCGGAATCCACCCGGGATTACATGGCCAAGATGCGGGCCAGCGGCGTCTATGACGACGCCAAACTGGCGAAGGATGTGAACCTGCTGATCCAGGCCGTGCCCATCGTCACGGCCATGAAGACCGCAGGCGAAAAAGCCAAAGAGGCGGGCTTCGAGTTCCGCGTTCCCAAAGAGTTCCCCCGCAATGCCAAGAACCAGCCCGATGCCAAAGAACTGGACGTGCTGAGGAAGCTGGCCGCGCGCCAGGGCGAGGAAGGCACCCCGGACAGCTGGTTCGAGGACACCACGATGAATGCCGTGCGCTTCTTCCGCGGCATCCGTCTCACCCAGGATTGCCTGGCCTGCCACGGCGATCCCGCCACCAGCAAGGCCCTGTGGGGCCGGCAGGATGGCACCGATCCCACCGGCGCGCGCATGGAGGGCTGGAAGACCGGTGAGATCCACGGCGCCTTCGAGGTGATTTCCTCCCTGGAGGCCCTGGACCGCGACATGGCCCGCGTCACCGGATGGATCGTGGCCCTGGGCGCCATCGTCTGCACCCTCAGCATCCTGGCCATCACCTGGTTCCTCAAGCGGCGCATCTTCAGCCGCCTCGCCTCCGCCACCGCCCTGATGCGCCAGGTGGCCGAGGGGGATCTCACCGCCCACATCGAAGATCACCGGAACGATGAACTGGCCGAGAACTTCGACGCCTTCAACACCATGGCGAAGAGCCTCAAGGAGATTGTGCTCCGCATCCAGGACAGCGCCGAGGCCATCCAATCCGCCTCCGGCGAGATCGCCGCCGGCAACCTCGACCTGAGCCGCCGCACCGAAGCCCAGGCCGCAGGTCTGGAGGAAACCGCCAGCTCCATGGAGGAAATCACCGCCAACATCAACATGACCGCCGAGAATGCCCGGGGAGCCGATGACCGCGCCGTCCAGGCCCGCAACGTGGCCGCTGAAGGCGGCACCGCCATGGGCCAGGTGGCCGAAGCCATGGGCGAGATCGACACCAGTGCCAGCCGCATCCAGGAAATCATCACCGTGGTGGAGGAGATTGCCTTCCAGACCAACCTGCTGGCCCTCAATGCCGCCGTGGAGGCGGCCCGGGCCGGCGAGATGGGCCGCGGCTTCGCCGTGGTGGCTGCGGAAGTGCGCAACCTCGCCAAGCGCTCCAGCGACGCTGCCAAGGAGATCAAAGGGCTCATTCACGATTCCGTGGCCAAGGCCAAGGAGGGCTCCAGCATCGCCTCCCGCGCCGGGCGAACCATCCAGGAAGTGGTGGAGAACGTGGAACGCGTCACCGAACTCATCTCCGACATCGCCCGGGCCACGGGCGAACAGAGCCTCGGTCTGAATGAGGTGAACAAGGCCGTGTCGCAGATGGACGAGGCCACCCAGGAGAACGCCGCCCTGGTGGAGGAAGCCAGCGCCGCTGCGGAATCCCTCAACCGCCAGGCCCAGGAACTGGCGGCCATGGTGGCCCATTTCCAGACTGGCGCCTCGGCCCGTTCCCACGCCATCGCGCCAAACCCGGGCCGCGCCCTTGCCGGTCAGCGCCCAGCCCTGAGAAACCGCACCACCCGCTAAACACGGGCCAGTCATCGCGCCAGGAAGCCGCCCCGCATACCCTGGAGGCACAGGCGGGGCGGTTCCCCGTCCCAGCTGGAGAAGGAAGGCTCATGGCCCGAAAGGACCCGCGGTCACAGGAGGCGCTTCGCAGATCCACCCTGTCGCTGGCCTTCCTCCTGGTGGGAGTTGGCCTGGCCTGCAAGCGGGAGGATCCCCAGATCCGCACCCTCACCGAGCAGGCCGCCCACGCTGACGAGGCGGCCCAGCAGTTGCGCCAAGCCTGGAGCGATCAGTTCAGGCGCCTGACACGGGCCAGGGTCGGCCCGCTGCCGCCCGAGGCCAACCTTCTGCTGCTCACCCCCGAGCAGAAACAAGCGTTGGAAGCCCGCGTCCGCATGGAGAAGGACAGCTCCCGGAAGGGCCTCCTGCGGGAAATCCTGGAGAAGGATGCCGAGCTTCAGACCCTGAACGGCCAGCTGGCATCCCTGCGGGCGGCCCTGCCCGAGCCCGAGCCCGTGCGTCCCAACGACAGCCACTACGGCATGGCCCTGCGCTTCCTTCGCGCCCAGGGGCAGTCCGAGGCCGAGGCCCGACAGACCCTGAGCCGCGTGCCCATCTTCGAGCGGCTGCTGCCGGGATTCGAGGTCTACCACTTCTTCCACCAAGGTGAGTACGGCACCTGGGTGTCCCGGGGCCGAGCGGCCATCTCGCCGAAGGATTACGCCCGCCTGGACCCCGATCTGCCCATCAACGAACGGGACGCCGCCCGAGCCGTGGGACAGCGGCTGCGGCGGGAATTGGCCGCCCTCGAAGCGGAGCGGCGGACGGTGGAGCAGGAGGTCGCGGCCCTGCAGGCGGAACAGGCCCGTTACATCGAGGGGCGGACCGCGCTCCAGTCCGAGAATGCCCGCGACCTGGCCCGCCTGAACTCCCTGCACTACCTCGTGGGCGTGCGGGACCAGCTGGAGGCCGCCGGCATCATCGCCATCCCCCTCTTCGGCAAGGACCACTCGGGG
This sequence is a window from Geothrix sp. PMB-07. Protein-coding genes within it:
- a CDS encoding methyl-accepting chemotaxis protein, translating into MSRLRQAYKLQTMVIGLVSLVIVIAFTVVATLVRSEMRAKAIDAELVKARTITLQAESTRDYMAKMRASGVYDDAKLAKDVNLLIQAVPIVTAMKTAGEKAKEAGFEFRVPKEFPRNAKNQPDAKELDVLRKLAARQGEEGTPDSWFEDTTMNAVRFFRGIRLTQDCLACHGDPATSKALWGRQDGTDPTGARMEGWKTGEIHGAFEVISSLEALDRDMARVTGWIVALGAIVCTLSILAITWFLKRRIFSRLASATALMRQVAEGDLTAHIEDHRNDELAENFDAFNTMAKSLKEIVLRIQDSAEAIQSASGEIAAGNLDLSRRTEAQAAGLEETASSMEEITANINMTAENARGADDRAVQARNVAAEGGTAMGQVAEAMGEIDTSASRIQEIITVVEEIAFQTNLLALNAAVEAARAGEMGRGFAVVAAEVRNLAKRSSDAAKEIKGLIHDSVAKAKEGSSIASRAGRTIQEVVENVERVTELISDIARATGEQSLGLNEVNKAVSQMDEATQENAALVEEASAAAESLNRQAQELAAMVAHFQTGASARSHAIAPNPGRALAGQRPALRNRTTR